A window of the Xenopus laevis strain J_2021 chromosome 9_10L, Xenopus_laevis_v10.1, whole genome shotgun sequence genome harbors these coding sequences:
- the LOC108701392 gene encoding muscle M-line assembly protein unc-89-like, whose product MFFITDPESESENKRNLRGAFSDTEDYLDHGLVSSARCASRTSSIGSWSECLKPSFTQKLTFRSVLEGEPAVFRCKLVACPIPNVSWFHNNKPIYKDSRRLIKTDSDMHIHNCSLLIKSVEDRDSGSYRIFAINSEGSAECTASLLVALREEQNPKYLDFVRYSEKTHESIDSLVQKRRESRLKVDLKCVGSPFDKRRETKMLHGRYPKKGLVKTISFEKLNSLDSCERRHAKRQDLGDKVLDKEIQRKLNLLREIRKSRRGSRTLSQTSSDAYSDVDLESFLSDASSTTFPLEKARSTLTETSNIGMLRSPEIADIKEIHSSCFHEETLGDHFLNSSIPQKKPNEIKILISDNTDVAGRGGFPDYMKMPKNEKKDGLLNIQRKSEFNADWIGGRVLSLTDEEYEKHQERTLDLSPDIKEPLRSNIQLKLTETSLDSLSVCEGNKQQITVTGSEAPVNFHFEIHTQEMEDQKTNECIRLDTEYESKVRTNTSKAEQLEGEISVKEFSPLNKFFNLNTQQKNYHLEGISPYIKEENFSVADREVYRVPHEVWMKQDDKTEDETHFHILKEPKVAEIDTFNNRPLKNIKTHTEKEDAKMHIQRKDPIRSCFTTDTPDVSVYLSKHHEKVDEINKHEKASSSEKEVTKKIYSKFQIQKEEIKFKEVAVESAKLISFDEPSDSRNFQKLCGSDIMVTSEPRMKEEESISEFDKAMFFDEGKQKEIIEKRNNAMQFYIQDQIQLEEKDSPFGASFNTLYDSLEKEVEIESAKVISFDEPTDTIKFQELCGSDLIVTSKPRIKEVESKSEVGKVIFFDEGMQKDTIEKGNNALQFDIQDEIQLEEKDSLFRASFNTIYDSLEKEVEIESAEVISFDEPNGTTNFQELCGSDLIVTSEPRIKEEESICEIDKVMLFDNCMQKDITEKGNNAMQSDIQTFETGKDSSIRPSFDTIYDSFEKEVELELPTLKETEISTVTNFTMETATKTDNYISKKPFTASSKPCAPMFTSDLDSQEAIEGERCSFICNFQGYPQPTVSWYNNDISIPRNKEYVITTTETSSMLIFTCVHAHHQGSITCVIFNQYGTDTTFCYLKVKTKENESWDEAETLIKCEVLITKQLTEGDEEELVSLMETNKEKQRFDHDIDRFSLQVPQASYDIPCTLEDPSTFPVEIKITAPTPVPDYEEELKESFQKVESFTEPASIDNIAQKTKHKFKFSFDVSIEAPKLIRGVEKQTKCKEGDCAFLECVISGDPDTLISWNYNNSELKKSDKFNIQETNGTYKLYIKDVSILDSGHYKCVATNKAGTIESESELIVNDAVECYKFQQVEITEDMKPDKKIMKTEITEDDNETNELESSICQNTNIDIEKVDNNQGFQPLSNVIQDDFKKPMPDMAQMKAETNINLFKEAQSSEKSMSKVQHTSGIPAKLKEQETEINNIKYCPNMQGTESTETNKQLPAIPKRRHSFIKTQSTTGNDNKPLEEKGIETVAGERIELPVAPRRRRSVVKSKSETQPEIKAMAEGFIKVTDKGQNLENKNEDTKKEPPTVPKRRRSIVKAKSGIDTEIVQKKDEIDGLVKGSGIGVQPGYGSEPLSTRHLSDFEDADSKFRALDKENISKEKGIPVTEYAEQSISKLLDQGGNDLLDDKLKLNELVKKDVKQEGQDGRSKSDTHTQEIALNVSDNENALGYLEPPPEGIDTEQRDLLTEYLVSAGEHEVLLPQETKSTSEKQKGQITELEVEDVTFSAYYDFYKTQSLIDRSLSPESEMSIAACSSSDEVLDQDHFYTPLPSVEIFQSPLSGSFVTPASSPEQYFTPVEHTFYPNDGDGLKNSEFAVTKSIDISCLPGSSKTEDNIRSHNPGGETNEIGMPPAFIKPLPKRCIYENYTLSFAVEVVGVPLPDIQWYRNSSLLDNSDRIKISTEGHCYIFEINNVQLSEGGEYSCIASNTLGVARTTTLVDILPHDGRSVALPPPVTHQHVMEFDMEPLHTSRSPSPQEILLEVELDESEVKDFEKQVKIITIPEFSPDNKSMVISLDVLPLVYDEQLSSIFTRDNEEVKINFEVPEKPPYFVQPPRDLHVAEKSDAEFKCSVMGLPKPSVTWFREYTKISPDTTKYLIKEDGINQSLLIHSVSMSDVGFYTCNAANHFGDVTCKAMLNVTNLDSITEKEEVAELANISLEGATSIPCNYDLVVDNTAQDANQTEIQLEFEFEGNGNDANKALELVAITNNERDEGGKKCIDVNFDVFAKPSLEKDIQFKSKGSDSCCFEFQITESPPKFEKVLSGLDIQPGATACFNCLVNGSPVPNVSWYRNNILLLGDRYITEEKNPGFHHLEISNVILSDEGQYKCVASNKEGTAETSAFLKVIPIS is encoded by the coding sequence ATGTTCTTCATTACGGATCCTGAAAGTGAGagtgaaaataaaagaaatttacGAGGGGCTTTTTCTGACACAGAAGATTACTTGGATCATGGACTTGTGTCTTCTGCAAGATGTGCAAGCAGAACATCTTCCATAGGTTCCTGGTCTGAGTGTTTAAAGCCGTCTTTTACTCAAAAATTAACTTTTCGatctgttttagaaggtgaaccAGCAGTTTTTCGCTGCAAGTTAGTAGCCTGTCCTATACCAAATGTTTCTTGGTTTCACAACAACAAACCAATTTATAAAGATTCTCGTCGATTGATTAAAACAGATAGTGACATGCACATTCATAATTGTAGTTTGTTAATTAAAAGTGTAGAGGATAGGGATTCTGGAAGTTATCGCATATTCGCTATCAATAGTGAAGGTTCTGCAGAATGTACTGCTTCCTTGCTTGTTGCACTGAGAGAAGAACAGAACCCCAAGTATTTAGATTTTGTTAGATATTCAGAGAAAACTCATGAAAGCATTGATTCTCTTGTTCAGAAAAGAAGGGAAAGTCGATTAAAGGTTGATCTTAAATGTGTTGGTTCTCCTTTTGATAAACGACGGGAGACTAAAATGCTCCATGGCCGATACCCTAAAAAGGGTTTAGTTAAGACAATAagttttgaaaaactcaattCTCTTGATTCTTGTGAGAGAAGACATGCTAAGAGGCAGGATTTAGGTGATAAAGTTTTGGACAAGgaaatacaaagaaaattaaaTCTTCTTCGGGAAATACGAAAATCAAGGAGGGGAAGTAGGACACTTTCCCAGACATCTTCTGATGCATATTCTGATGTTGACCTTGAATCTTTTCTAAGTGATGCTAGTTCTACAACATTCCCCCTGGAGAAAGCAAGGTCTACTTTGACGGAAACTTCAAATATTGGCATGCTAAGATCTCCTGAAATTGCAGACATAAAAGAAATCCATAGCTCTTGTTTCCATGAAGAAACTTTGGGAGACCATTTTCTAAATTCATCAATACCCCAAAAGAAGCcaaatgaaattaaaatactTATCTCAGATAACACTGATGTAGCTGGAAGAGGTGGTTTTCCTGATTACATGAAAATGcctaaaaatgagaaaaaagatgGCTTATTGAACATTCAAAGAAAATCAGAGTTCAATGCAGACTGGATTGGAGGTAGAGTATTATCTCTCACTGATGAAGAATATGAGAAACACCAAGAGAGAACACTTGATCTTTCCCCAGATATTAAAGAACCTCTTAGATCAAACATACAGCTAAAGCTTACAGAAACCAGCTTAGACAGTTTAAGTGTGTGTGAAGGAAATAAACAACAGATTACAGTAACAGGCAGTGAAGCTCCTgtgaattttcattttgaaatacatACACAAGAAATGGAAGATCAAAAGACAAATGAATGTATACGTTTGGACACTGAATATGAATCAAAGGTCAGAACAAATACTTCCAAAGCAGAACAACTTGAGGGAGAAATATCTGTTAAAGAATTCAGTCCATTAAACAAATTCTTTAACTTAAATACCCAACAAAAAAATTATCATTTAGAAGGCATCTCACCATATATAAAGGAAGAAAACTTTTCTGTGGCTGATAGGGAAGTATACCGTGTTCCCCATGAAGTGTGGATGAAACAAGATGACAAAACGGAGGATGAGACCCATTTTCATATTCTGAAAGAGCCAAAAGTTGCTGAAATAGACACCTTTAACAATAGAccattaaaaaacataaagacCCACACAGAAAAAGAGGATGCAAAGATGCACATTCAAAGAAAAGATCCAATTAGATCTTGTTTCACAACAGACACTCCTGATGTAAGTGTCTATTTGTCAAAACATCATGAGAAAGTTGACGAAATTAATAAGCATGAAAAAGCTTCATCTAGTGAAAAAGAAGTGACAAAAAAGATTTATAGCAAGTTTCAAATTCAGAAGGAAGAAATCAAATTTAAAGAGGTGGCAGTAGAATCAGCAAAACTAATTTCATTTGATGAACCTTCTGACTCTAGAAACTTTCAGAAACTATGTGGATCTGATATTATGGTAACATCTGAACCAAGAATGAAAGAAGAAGAGAGTATAAGTGAGTTTGACAAAGCCATGTTTTTTGATGAGGGTAAGCAAAAAGAAATCATAGAGAAGAGAAATAATGCTATGCAATTTTATATTCAAGATCAAATACAGCTTGAGGAAAAAGATTCACCCTTTGGAGCTTCATTCAATACCCTATATGATTCCCTAGAAAAAGAGGTGGAAATAGAATCGGCAAAAGTAATTTCATTTGATGAACCTACTGACACAATAAAGTTTCAGGAACTATGTGGATCTGATTTAATTGTAACATCAAAACCAAGaataaaggaagtagagagtaaAAGTGAGGTTGGTAAAGTCATATTTTTTGATGAGGGTATGCAAAAAGATACCATAGAGAAGGGAAATAATGCCCTGCAATTTGATATTCAAGATGAAATACAACTTGAGGAAAAAGATTCACTCTTTAGAGCCTCATTCAATACCATATATGATTCCTTAGAAAAAGAGGTGGAAATAGAATCTGCAGAAGTAATTTCATTTGATGAACCTAATGGCACAACAAACTTCCAGGAACTATGTGGATCTGATTTAATCGTAACATCTGAACCAAGAATAAAGGAAGAAGAGAGTATATGTGAGATTGACAAAGTTATGCTTTTTGATAATTGTATGCAAAAAGATATTACAGAGAAGGGAAATAATGCCATGCAATCTGATATTCAAACATTTGAAACAGGAAAAGATTCATCCATTAGACCTTCATTCGATACCATATATGATTCATTCGAAAAAGAGGTGGAATTAGAATTGCCAACATTAAAGGAAACTGAAATTTCAACTGTTACTAATTTTACAATGGAAACTGCAACCAAAACTGATAACTATATAAGTAAAAAACCTTTTACAGCATCATCTAAACCCTGTGCACCTATGTTTACATCTGACCTTGACTCACAAGAAGCAATTGAAGGTGAAAGATGCTCCTTCATTTGTAATTTTCAAGGTTATCCACAGCCAACTGTCTCCTGGTATAATAATGACATATCAATACCTCGAAATAAAGAGTATGTCATTACAACAACAGAAACAAGCTCAATGTTAATATTTACTTGTGTCCATGCTCACCATCAAGGATCCATAACATGTGTAATATTTAATCAGTATGGAACAGACACAACATTTTGTTATCTAAAagtcaaaacaaaagaaaatgaaagctgGGATGAGGCTGAAACTTTAATTAAATGTGAGGTACTTATAACTAAACAATTAACAGAAGGTGACGAGGAAGAGCTTGTATCCTTAATGGAGACTAATAAAGAAAAGCAGAGGTTTGATCATGATATAGATAGGTTTAGCTTGCAAGTCCCACAGGCCAGCTATGATATACCTTGTACATTAGAAGATCCATCCACATTTCCAGTTGAAATTAAAATAACAGCACCAACTCCTGTTCCGGATTATGAGGAAGAATTAAAAGAAAGTTTTCAGAAAGTTGAAAGTTTTACAGAACCTGCATCTATAGATAATATAGCTCAAAAGACGAAGCATAAGTTTAAATTTTCTTTTGATGTTTCTATAGAAGCACCAAAGTTAATAAGAGGAGTTGAAAAGCAAACAAAATGCAAAGAAGGGGATTGTGCTTTTTTAGAATGTGTCATATCAGGGGACCCAGACACTTTGATCTCCTGGAATTACAACAATAGTGAACTGAAGAAATCTGATAAATTCAACATACAAGAAACAAATGGAACATACAAACTTTATATCAAGGATGTCAGTATATTGGACAGTGGGCACTATAAATGTGTTGCAACAAATAAAGCTGGAACAATTGAAAGTGAGTCTGAACTAATAGTTAATGATGCAGTAGAATGTTATAAATTTCAACAAGTGGAAATTACAGAAGATATGAAACCTGataagaaaataatgaagacggAAATAACAGAAGATGATAATGAAACTAACGAACTGGAATCTTCTATCTGTCAAAACAccaatatcgatattgagaaagTGGATAATAACCAAGGCTTTCAACCTTTGAGCAATGTAATTCAAGATGATTTTAAAAAACCTATGCCTGATATGGCACAAATGAAAGCTGAAACaaacattaatttatttaaagaggCGCAGAGTTCAGAAAAATCTATGTCTAAAGTTCAACATACTAGTGGAATACCAGCAAAACTCAAAGAACAAGAAACAGAAATCAATAATATTAAATACTGTCCAAATATGCAAGGTACTGAATCCACTGAAACAAACAAGCAATTACCAGCAATACCAAAAAGAAGACACTCTTTCATTAAAACACAATCTACAACTGGTAATGACAACAAACCATTGGAAGAGAAAGGTATAGAAACTGTTGCTGGTGAAAGAATAGAGTTGCCAGTAGCACCGAGAAGGCGGCGATCCGTGGTAAAATCTAAATCTGAAACACAGCCTGAGATCAAAGCAATGGCAGAGGGCTTTATAAAGGTTACTGACAAAGGGCAAAatctggaaaataaaaatgaggacACAAAAAAAGAACCACCCACAGTGCCAAAAAGGAGGCGATCTATAGTAAAAGCTAAATCTGGCATAGACACTGAAATTGTACAAAAGAAAGATGAAATTGATGGCTTAGTAAAAGGTTCTGGTATTGGGGTGCAACCTGGTTATGGAAGTGAACCACTGAGTACAAGGCATCTATCTGACTTTGAAGATGCAGATTCTAAGTTTAGAGCTTTAGATAAAGAGAACatatcaaaagaaaaaggaataccaGTAACAGAGTATGCAGAACAGAGTATTTCCAAACTTCTTGATCAAGGTGGAAATGATCTTTTAGATgacaagttaaagttgaatgaactGGTTAAAAAGGATGTCAAACAAGAAGGACAAGATGGCAGATCAAAAAGTGATACTCATACACAAGAGATAGCCCTAAATGTCTCTGAtaatgaaaatgctttgggataTCTTGAACCACCTCCTGAGGGCATTGACACAGAGCAAAGAGACCTTCTAACAGAATACCTAGTAAGTGCAGGAGAACATGAAGTTTTATTACCGCAAGAGACCAAAAGCACTTCAGAGAAACAAAAAGGACAAATAACTGAACTAGAAGTTGAAGATGTGACTTTCAGTGCCTATTATGATTTTTACAAGACTCAGTCATTAATTGACCGTTCATTGTCTCCAGAATCAGAAATGTCAATTGCTGCTTGCTCCTCTAGTGATGAAGTTTTAGATCAAGATCACTTTTATACACCTCTTCCTTCAGTTGAAATATTTCAGTCTCCTTTAAGTGGTTCATTTGTTACTCCAGCCAGTTCTCCTGAACAATATTTTACACCAGTTGAACACACATTCTATCCTAATGATGGAGATGGGctgaaaaattctgaatttgCAGTAACAAAAAGTATAGATATATCATGCCTTCCTGGATCCTCAAAAACTGAAGACAACATAAGGTCTCATAATCCTGGAGGAGAAACAAATGAAATAGGAATGCCTCCTGCATTTATTAAGCCACTTCCTAAAAGGTGTATTTATGAAAATTATACACTAAGCTTTGCTGTGGAAGTAGTTGGAGTTCCCTTACCAGACATACAATGGTACAGGAATTCATCATTGCTTGACAACTCAGACAGAATTAAAATATCAACGGAAGGTCATTGCTACATATTTGAAATTAACAATGTTCAATTAAGTGAAGGAGGAGAATATTCATGCATTGCCTCAAATACACTAGGAGTGGCAAGAACTACTACCCTGGTTGATATTTTACCTCATGATGGCAGATCAGTTGCATTACCACCACCAGTGACACACCAGCATGTTATGGAATTCGATATGGAACCACTTCATACTTCACGATCACCTTCCCCTCAAGAAATTCTTTTAGAAGTTGAGCTAGATGAAAGTGAAGTCAAAGATTTTGAGAAGCAGGTGAAGATCATAACAATACCTGAATTTTCACCTGATAATAAGAGCATGGTTATTTCTCTTGATGTTCTTCCTTTGGTATATGATGAGCAACTGTCATCCATATTCACAAGAGATAATGAAGaggttaaaattaattttgaagtcCCAGAGAAGCCACCATACTTTGTACAACCACCGAGGGATTTGCATGTTGCAGAAAAGTCAGATGCAGAATTTAAATGTTCAGTTATGGGACTTCCAAAACCATCTGTGACATGGTTTAGAGAATATACAAAGATTTCTCCAGATACAACAAAGTATCTTATTAAGGAGGATGGCATTAATCAGAGTCTTCTAATCCACAGTGTTAGCATGTCTGATGTTGGGTTTTATACATGCAATGCAGCAAATCATTTTGGAGATGTAACATGTAAAGCTATGCTAAATGTTACGAACTTGGATTCAATCACAGAAAAAGAGGAAGTGGCAGAATTGGCAAACATATCATTGGAAGGTGCAACAAGCATACCTTGTAATTATGATTTAGTTGTTGACAACACTGCTCAAGATGCCAATCAAACAGAAatacaacttgaatttgaatttgagggCAATGGTAATGATGCTAACAAGGCTCTAGAACTTGTGGCCATAACCAACAATGAACGTGATGAGGGTGGAAAGAAATGTATAGATGTAAACTTTGATGTTTTTGCTAAGCCTTCTTTGGAGAAAGACATACAATTCAAATCTAAGGGCTCTGATAGTTGCTGTTTCGAATTTCAGATTACAGAGTCACCCCCAAAGTTTGAAAAAGTGCTTTCTGGTTTAGATATTCAACCAGGAGCAACAGCGTGTTTTAATTGTTTAGTTAATGGATCTCCAGTTCCAAATGTTTCCTGGTATAGGAATAACATATTACTTCTTGGTGATAGGTACATTACTGAAGAAAAAAACCCAGGGTTTCACCATCTTGAGATCAGCAATGTTATCCTTAGTGATGAGGGTCAGTACAAGTGTGTAGCATCAAATAAAGAGGGAACTGCAGAAACAAgtgcatttttaaaagtgataccAATTTCATAA